From Bacteroides uniformis:
CCGGCGTAAACCTAAAGCTGTACAATCCGGCCAAGAAATACGAAACACCCGGTGACATGCAAGACATTCCACGCCCTATCATCGGATATATGGGTACGATAAACAGTACCCGCCTTGACGGAGACCTGCTTTATCAGATAATAAGTCAGCGTCCCGATTATAGTTTTGTGTTCACCGGACCAGAAGATGACATTTTCCGTCGGAACCGTATCCATAGTTTGAAAAATGCCTATTTCACCGGACAAAAAAAAGTGGACGAATTACCGGCCTACATAGCTGCCTACGATGTCTGCATCAATCCGCAAATGGTGAACGAGATTACCGACGGTAACTATCCATTGAAAATAGACGAATACCTGGCTATGGGTAAACCCACTGTCGCAACCAGTACCCACACCATGCGCCACATATTCGCAAATCACACGCACCTGGCCACCACCCCGGAAGAATGGCTTTCGGCCATAGACCGTGCTGTGACCGAAGCCGATGACGAAGAACTTGCCAAACAGCGCATAGCCTTTGCCGAGACCCACAGCTGGGGGCACAGTGTAAAGAAAATATACGACATAATCGATAATTTTTTGAAGGAGAAAGCTACATGAACTATCGTAACATAGACGACCTGAACCATTGCATCCTGCAACATCTCAGCATTCTGCCACGGGATTTCGACCTCATTGTCGGCGTGCCCCGCAGTGGCATGTTTCCCGCCAACCTGCTGGCGCTCTACCTGAACCTGCCGGTCACGGACATAGACTCTTTCCGCAACGGGCATATCTATCAGACCGGAGAACGGGGGAAAACTTTCAACATGAACAATATACATAATGTATTGGTTGTGGATGATAGCATAGCCACGGGAAAAGCCATGAAGAAATGCCGCGAGCTCCTGAAGGACATAGAACATTTATACAACATCCAATATTGCGTCATTTATGCAGTCCCACTACACTCCCATTCCGTAGACTATTTTTTCGAAATAGTCGATTATCCCCGTTTCTTCCAATGGAACATAATGAACCACTCCATCCTGCAAAAAACGTGTATGGACATTGACGGCGTGCTTTGCGCAGACCCCACTCCGGAAGAGAACGACGACGGCGAGAAGTACCGTCATTTCCTGCTGAACGCTCCTCCGCTATTCATTCCCAAAGTCACCATCGGCACACTGGTCACTTCACGCTTGGAGAAATACCGTCCGGAGACGGAAGCCTGGCTCCAGAAGAACCATGTAAAATACAATAAGCTCGTCATGCTGAACCTGCCGGATATGGCTGCACGCCAACGGGCGAATTGCCACGCCTCCTTCAAAGCCAAAGAATACGGTTCATCCACAGACAACATGCTGTTTGTAGAAAGTTCCATGACACAAGCTGTCGAAATCAACCGCCTGACCAAGAAACCGGTACTCTGTACGGAAACGTTCCAGATGATTTATGAATCCAAATCGTTGTACTACAACCTGAAGTCGGGAGAAACATTCCCGTGGCTGCGGCGTTTTATGATAAGGATGCGCAACAAATTAAGCTCTCATTCAACCTCTTCCACCTGTAATAATGGCTGTAAAATGTGGAAAAAGTTTTTTCAACGAAGCGTATAACAAAAGATTAACAAGAATAATCACCAAAGGGCTAACAATATAAATAAGCATAAATTGCCAATCAGAAACGGGAGACATAAACTTAAACAGAATACGGACGAACATATTCAAGGGAAGCTGGTGACATGCATACACTAAAAAACAAGAGCTTATCAAAAAATAAGAAGATTTCCATCTTTCCCGTTCCACAAAGTAAGCAGTCAAAGCTATAATCGATACAATGCCCAATAATATGCCGGCATTGGCTACATATAGAAATCCATCTGCTCCTCTTACGCCAATTGTACCTATAGCAAAAAGAAAGTACAAGGCTACTCCCCAAGGAAAAAAAGATTTAAAGTCAGCAACAAAGTTACGTCCGGTAATACTAAACCATGCTCCCACAAAAAAGAAAAAGACAGCATCCATTCTTGGAATCTCCAAAGTTCCCCCTACCAGCCAAATACAACCAAACACTACCAATATATACCAACGAAAATAACGAAGACACCAGTATACTAATGGAGAAAAGGCCAACATGACCATTAAATCACGTATAAACCATAAAGCTCCATTTACCGGCATTCCATTAATATTCCAAAAACTAATCAGATAATCACAAACAGTATAATCGCTCACTTGTTTATAAGCACCTGATGTCAATTGTACCGGTGATAAAACTGTAACAATCCAATGTCCCACAAGTACTACAAAGTTCCAAAACAAATATGGTATTAATAAGGTTTTAATCCTTGACTTTAGCTTCTTTTTATAGACATCAACAGAAAAGGCAGTGCGAAAGAAAAAGAGATACCCTGAAATAAAAAAAAATAAAGGAACTGCCACTGAAGCCAAAATACGTGATATAAAAAAAGAAGTAGTATGATATATCGGTATCCCTGAATCCGGAATATCCAATCCCATAATACCTTCAAAAAAAGAATGCCACAGAACGACTCCAACAATCATAGGAAACCGCAGTACATCTATAACTCTTGATTGCAAAATATTTTTTTCCATTTGATTTAAGTAATCATGTACAAAGTTAATGATTTATAGATGTTTTACAAATTCTCCCCCATTTTTTTCGTGCACTTTTCTTTTTCGTATAGTAAATGGTAGAATACCAATAATTAAGTATCTTTGCCAAGATATTTTTTAACTAATAATGAACATAAAAAAACAACCTTGACCCTCCAAAGCGGAGGTCAAAACGCAGTAAGCATCGAAAAGAATACTGCACACAGTAGAAATCCATTATTGGATCAGTTGGAAATCATTGCAGAGGCAATTGGCGGCTTGCTGGAAGGGAAATCGTCTTTCTCCCAAAGCGAACTGCGCAGTCTGGCCCACATACGGCAGATGACACGTATGCACAAAACAAAGTCCGGAGAGTAATAGCCACTGTGAGTCAAATGTTTACGAATGTAACAAGTAGAAGGCCGCCTAAAGAGCGAGCTCCACCGGCTACTTTCTATAAAAAAATCACATATTTCACCATTGTAGGCTTCAGTTCCCCAGACGAAGGCCAGAACCCCCATACAATAGCTTCTGGACACGCCAAAGCATACATTAAGCCTACAAAAGTCCATTTGCAGGCTTATCCTATTATCCCTACCTTTGCATCACTAAACATAGAGAAAAATACTACGGAAAACGCCGTCGCCACAACAAGCAGCCCCGCTTTACGCACTACTTTTTCCCTCTAAAAAAATATATATGAAAAAGAATTTTTATTTCCAACACTCCTTAATGTCAATGTTCGACCCCAGAATGAAACACTTGGTAGACAACGAAGGACTCAGAGGACTGGGTGCCTACTGGATTATCATCGAAAAACTGTCAATCTTGCCAGAACCGCGCGCGCAACTGGATTATCTCCGTGCCTACTGCGACAGCAAGAAAATTACCTTATGCTACCTTAAGAAAATCATCCTGGAATACGACCTTTTTGAACTGGACGAAGACGGATACTTTATGCCCAAAGAGTTGAATCCCCTACACAAAAAAGGCGAAAAAACGGAAAAAACTACTCAGGAAAAGCCGGATTCCAAAGCAAAAAATGACGAAAAACAGCAAAAAGTATCGAGGAATAAAAGCAAAAAACAGTCTGATTTGTCAAGCAATACACTAAACAACAAGCATTTAGCTAAAAACGCCACAAATACTAATAAGAAGACTATAGATATTAATAAAACAACAACAGCAACAACAGAAGAAAAAGAAGCTGCTGCTGCCGATGCACTTTCATCACCCCAAACAACACCCGCTCCCATCGAACCCTGGCATACGCTGATAGACAAACTCACCGAAGAAAGTGCCTGGCTGGACGTGGCCTGCATGCACAGCGGCTATGGCAGCTTGCTGAAGACGCACATCAAAGAGGCTGTGGAGGTATTCAGGCAGCACGTCATACTGCACGACAACGGCAATGTGCTGCTGAACATGAAAGACACCCGACAATATTTCGTCAACTTTGTAAGGGCCGGCCAGCGCACCTCGCAGGAACTGCATATGCTGTTGCAGGGCCTCGAAAAGCAGCAGTCCGCCGCTGCACCTCCCGACCCCTACCGCTACGAGCTGCTTGTGGACGGACGGCGCACCTACCTGGGCTGCCCCATCCCCGACGGAGCGCCACCCCGACCAGACAATACCGCCTTCTGGAACGAAACTGCCCGTTCGTGGACGTCGCAAACCCCGCCGCCTTCATCGAAAAAGCCGAAACAGAAACCCGGCTGAAACGCCACACTCCGGCACCCGGAATGCCACACGTCAGCGTTCCGAATGCCACATGTCAACGTTCCGAATGCCACACCTCAGCACGTCCCAAGTGTGGCATTTACCCCCGTGAAGTGTGGCATTTCAACCCGCTAAGTGTGGCATTTCAACCCGCTAAGTGTGGCATTTCAACCCCTCAGGCTGCCCTGAAACTAAAATCTGCGTCTAAAAAATTATCAGAAAACTACTAAAGCAAACCTATATGAGAAATTTCCATCAACACGGCATTGATACCCGCGGCCGCATCAGCGGCAAAATCAAGATCATCTGCCCGCAATGTAACGACACCCGCGGACACAAAGGCAACAAGTCACTCTCCGTAGACCTGGACAAAGGCTTGTGCTACTGCCACCACTGCGGCTACAAGCTCTACGTGCCCGACGACGCCGAAGAACGCCTCAAGCAGCAACGCCGCGACATGCACCGGAAGCCCACCGCACCGCCCCAGCACTTCCGCCGTCCCACCTTCAACCCTGCCCGGATGCAACTCTCCGAGAACCTGGAACGCTACTGGACCACCGTCCGCTGCCTGCCGCAGGAGCTGCTGCGCACCCTGCGCATCACCGAAGAGACGGTGCGCCTCCCGGAGAGCAGCCAGGAGGAGAACTGCATCTGCTTCAACTACTTCGAGAACGGGACGCTCGTCAACACCAAGTACCGCAGCGCCCTGAAGCACTTCATGATGGTGAAGGGGGCCGAGCTCATCCCCTACAACGTGGACAGCATCCTCGGCACCCCGGAGTGCATCATCACCGAAGGCGAGTTCGACGCGGCAGCCGTCATCGCCGCCGGACGCAAGGACGTCGTCTCCGTGCCCGCCGGCGCCCAGAGCAACCTCACGTGGCTGGACCGCTTCGTGGAGTCGCACTTCGAAGACAAGCAGACCATCTACATCGCCGTAGACGAGGACCCGGCAGGGCAGTCGCTCCGGCAGGAACTCACGCGCCGCATCGGAGTGGAACGCTGCCGCATCGTGCACTTCGGCGAGGGCTGCAAGGATGCCAACGAGCATCTGGTGAAATACGGCGCCGAAAGCCTCCGCATCTGCATCGAGCAAGCCGAAGAAGTGCCCCTGGAAGGCATCTTCACCGCCGAAGACTGCCGCGACGACCTGCGCTCCCTCTACGAGAACGGCCTGCAGCGGGGTGCCGACACCGGCTGGGACAACTTCGACGAACACTGCACCTTCGAGCCCCGCCGCCTGCTGGTGATGACCGGACGCCCCGGCGACGGCAAGTCCGAATTCACCGACGAGCTGGTGCTGCGCCTCTGCCTGCGCCACGAGTGGAAAATCGCCTTCTTCAGCCCCGAAAACATGCCCATCGCCTACCATCTGCACAAGCTGGCGGAGAAGCTGACCGGCCACCGCTTCACCCCCGGACCGGGCATGACGGAAGCCGTCTACGGGCAGGCAGTGGGCTGGCTGGACCGCAACGTGTCGCACATCCTGCCCGACGACGGGAGCTACGGCATCGACCACATCCTGGAGAAAGCCCGCCAGGTGGTGCGCCGCAAAGGGGTGCGCATCCTCGTCATCGACCCCATGAACCGCCTGGAACAACGTCTGGAACCGGGGCAGACGGAAATGGACTACATCACCGACACGCTGAACAAGCTGGGACGCTTCGCCACCCGCAACCAGTGCCTCGTCATCCTCGTGGCCCACCCCCGCAAGGTGAACCGCAACGAAAAGGACGGCACCCGGCGCCGTGTCGAGATGAACGACATCAACGGCTCTGCCAACTTCGCCAACATGTCCGACTTCTGCCTCGTGGTAGACCGTAACGACACGAAACAGATAGCCACCATCTACATCGAGAAAGTCCGCTTCAAGCACCTGGGCAGCGCCCACACCGAGGCCAAGTTCGTCTACAACCACCTGAACGGACGCTACTGGCCCTGCGAGGAAGACGTCATCCACCCCCCCCAAGGAGAGCAACTGGGACCGGTGAACACGCAGTTCGACAATGAGAATTGGTTGAAAAATAATGAAGAACAAGGCAGGTTATTCGAGTAAAAATCCGTATCTTTACAAGACGGAAAGAAGAGAATAGGTGCAAGCATGTGCAAACTGTGCAATCACGTGTTATCCCTATCAAAGAAAACATACAACCTGAACTTTAAAGAATATGATGAAACAGAATGATTCCTTTGCAGAGCCACGCTTCCCCGTCCGCAGTTACGGGAAAGGCGAACTGGCCATGTACTACCTTCCGGGCATTGCCCAGCAGACTGCCGTCAACCGGCTGAACGAATGGATACGCACCGCCCCCGGGCTGGAACAACGCCTGCTTGCCACGGGCATGAACCCTTATTGCCGACGGTACACGCCCGCACAAGTGCAGCTTATGATTAATGTCTTCGGGGAGCCTTCTTAGAAGGTTCCCCCCCTTTTCACATAAATCCTCACCCCCACTCTGTCTATATGCTCACGCAATGCCTCGTTTTCAAGATTGGCATATACCACCACTTCACGCACTTCATCAAAACGAGCTAAAACAGCACATATCCTGATTACTGTTTTCCAACATATTCCATGTCTTTTTATTCAGTTTACGCACATCTATGCGAATACAAATATACCTCCTATTTGTCACAAATCCAAAACAAAAGAAACAATAACCTCCCTTATCCTCTCCCAACCTCCTCCTACCTCCCCCAACCTCCCATCCTCCCTGCCCCATGTCCTATCTTTGTATCAACGAAACGGAGCAGAGGCCATCGCCGCGGAGACACCTCCTTTCCCCCTTCGGAATGAAACATTAACCATTAAACATCAAACATCATGCCAACAGCATTAGTAGTGCGCACACAGCGCCACAAGAAAATCGGAGACAGCAGCTCCCCCATGGTCTACACCCTGAAACGCAAGCCCCAAGATGCCAAAATCTTCGACCTTGCCCGTATCGCGCAAGACATTGAAGCACTGGGAGCCATGTCGGCCGAAGACGTGGAGCACGTAGGCAAAGCCATCGTACGACAGATGCGCCAGACGCTGACGGACGGCAACAGTGTCCGTCTGGACGGCTTCG
This genomic window contains:
- a CDS encoding glycosyltransferase, with amino-acid sequence MRDFIITSLQTWDIEIGSTIKNTALEISKQNRVLYINTPMDISIRLRGNRQSPSYIRRMAVIKGETSPLRQINANMWVLDCPFMLFSANFLPAPLFNIVNRKNNARIARWIVEQAAALDFKNYIHLIDTDIYRSRYLKEYIHPSVSIYYRRDYVIGEAYWRRHGTRLEPELAASADLVLANSTRFAAELQAYNPHTYPIETGVNLKLYNPAKKYETPGDMQDIPRPIIGYMGTINSTRLDGDLLYQIISQRPDYSFVFTGPEDDIFRRNRIHSLKNAYFTGQKKVDELPAYIAAYDVCINPQMVNEITDGNYPLKIDEYLAMGKPTVATSTHTMRHIFANHTHLATTPEEWLSAIDRAVTEADDEELAKQRIAFAETHSWGHSVKKIYDIIDNFLKEKAT
- a CDS encoding DUF7833 domain-containing protein, whose translation is MKKNFYFQHSLMSMFDPRMKHLVDNEGLRGLGAYWIIIEKLSILPEPRAQLDYLRAYCDSKKITLCYLKKIILEYDLFELDEDGYFMPKELNPLHKKGEKTEKTTQEKPDSKAKNDEKQQKVSRNKSKKQSDLSSNTLNNKHLAKNATNTNKKTIDINKTTTATTEEKEAAAADALSSPQTTPAPIEPWHTLIDKLTEESAWLDVACMHSGYGSLLKTHIKEAVEVFRQHVILHDNGNVLLNMKDTRQYFVNFVRAGQRTSQELHMLLQGLEKQQSAAAPPDPYRYELLVDGRRTYLGCPIPDGAPPRPDNTAFWNETARSWTSQTPPPSSKKPKQKPG
- a CDS encoding acyltransferase family protein, with translation MEKNILQSRVIDVLRFPMIVGVVLWHSFFEGIMGLDIPDSGIPIYHTTSFFISRILASVAVPLFFFISGYLFFFRTAFSVDVYKKKLKSRIKTLLIPYLFWNFVVLVGHWIVTVLSPVQLTSGAYKQVSDYTVCDYLISFWNINGMPVNGALWFIRDLMVMLAFSPLVYWCLRYFRWYILVVFGCIWLVGGTLEIPRMDAVFFFFVGAWFSITGRNFVADFKSFFPWGVALYFLFAIGTIGVRGADGFLYVANAGILLGIVSIIALTAYFVERERWKSSYFLISSCFLVYACHQLPLNMFVRILFKFMSPVSDWQFMLIYIVSPLVIILVNLLLYASLKKLFPHFTAIITGGRG
- a CDS encoding phosphoribosyltransferase, which encodes MNYRNIDDLNHCILQHLSILPRDFDLIVGVPRSGMFPANLLALYLNLPVTDIDSFRNGHIYQTGERGKTFNMNNIHNVLVVDDSIATGKAMKKCRELLKDIEHLYNIQYCVIYAVPLHSHSVDYFFEIVDYPRFFQWNIMNHSILQKTCMDIDGVLCADPTPEENDDGEKYRHFLLNAPPLFIPKVTIGTLVTSRLEKYRPETEAWLQKNHVKYNKLVMLNLPDMAARQRANCHASFKAKEYGSSTDNMLFVESSMTQAVEINRLTKKPVLCTETFQMIYESKSLYYNLKSGETFPWLRRFMIRMRNKLSSHSTSSTCNNGCKMWKKFFQRSV
- a CDS encoding DUF4248 domain-containing protein yields the protein MMKQNDSFAEPRFPVRSYGKGELAMYYLPGIAQQTAVNRLNEWIRTAPGLEQRLLATGMNPYCRRYTPAQVQLMINVFGEPS
- a CDS encoding bifunctional DNA primase/helicase, which codes for MRNFHQHGIDTRGRISGKIKIICPQCNDTRGHKGNKSLSVDLDKGLCYCHHCGYKLYVPDDAEERLKQQRRDMHRKPTAPPQHFRRPTFNPARMQLSENLERYWTTVRCLPQELLRTLRITEETVRLPESSQEENCICFNYFENGTLVNTKYRSALKHFMMVKGAELIPYNVDSILGTPECIITEGEFDAAAVIAAGRKDVVSVPAGAQSNLTWLDRFVESHFEDKQTIYIAVDEDPAGQSLRQELTRRIGVERCRIVHFGEGCKDANEHLVKYGAESLRICIEQAEEVPLEGIFTAEDCRDDLRSLYENGLQRGADTGWDNFDEHCTFEPRRLLVMTGRPGDGKSEFTDELVLRLCLRHEWKIAFFSPENMPIAYHLHKLAEKLTGHRFTPGPGMTEAVYGQAVGWLDRNVSHILPDDGSYGIDHILEKARQVVRRKGVRILVIDPMNRLEQRLEPGQTEMDYITDTLNKLGRFATRNQCLVILVAHPRKVNRNEKDGTRRRVEMNDINGSANFANMSDFCLVVDRNDTKQIATIYIEKVRFKHLGSAHTEAKFVYNHLNGRYWPCEEDVIHPPQGEQLGPVNTQFDNENWLKNNEEQGRLFE